A single genomic interval of Osmia lignaria lignaria isolate PbOS001 chromosome 9, iyOsmLign1, whole genome shotgun sequence harbors:
- the LOC117600212 gene encoding uncharacterized protein LOC117600212, whose translation MYEPKTIDRAISPLLLMQLITGLGVFSDSNNRVIKFFEFLYSGCYMVIFYYTFQYGIELYDNLYFLNVFMLNRISIKYTHMANAIIMGSLIALGRLNAKNVKNVIALFNKYDQSAEEMGLPREYRVAYQYQLYAVAISALFILTSAVTQYLLYLPPMLQLYKKAIIIFVLHFPLLLYSVCVISFCFWIRCLELKFQQLNDLLRSLEAAKPDLPQEKRILTMFYDFNNKKFSSLENEDIKRDKGDALTMRLVKQAHLELIKIAGVVNSTYGVQILLLIFSAFTYLVTSLHTNYKTLWLSPDMEQTLRLIVLPTFAACFCGLEIFAVGHACGKTSTESASTGDLFCKLYQTSTSKEFRAEIRDFTLQMVQNPLMFTACGFFTVDHSFILSIIGVVITYLVILIQMEDTTTKTYRRLLERNLTTENDAPIGCNDFNMNCTIKYN comes from the exons ATGTACGAGCCAAAAACGATCGATCGAGCGATTTCACCTCTGCTTCTGATGCAATTAATAACTGGATTAGGCGTGTTTAGCGATTCGAATAatcgtgtaattaaatttttcgaatttctcTATTCCGGATGCTATATGGTAATATTCTACTACACGTTCCAGTACGGTATCGAATTATATGATAATTTGTACTTCTTAAACGTGTTCATGCTGAATCGAATATCTATTAAGTATACCCACATGGCTAACGCAATAATAATGGGCAGTTTAATCGCTCTAGGACGACTGAACGCAAAG AATGTGAAGAATGTAATTGCACTGTTTAACAAGTACGATCAATCTGCGGAGGAGATGGGTTTGCCAAGAGAATATCGTGTAGCCTATCAGTATCAATTATACGCTGTTGCGATCAGCGCACTATTCATTTTGACTAGTGCAGTCACTCAGTATCTGCTGTATTTACCGCCGATGCTGCAACTGTACAAGAAGGCAATCATTATCTTCGTCCTACATTTTCCATTGCTGTTATACAGCGTCTGCGTTATCTCCTTTTGTTTCTGGATCag ATGCctcgaattgaaatttcaacaaTTGAACGATCTACTTCGAAGCCTAGAAGCTGCGAAACCGGATTTACCACAGGAAAAGAGAATCCTGACGATGTTCTacgatttcaataataaaaaattcagcTCCCTCGAGAACGAAGACATTAAGAGAGACAAAGGAGACGCCCTCACAATGAGACTAGTAAA acAAGCTCATCTGGAGTTGATCAAGATCGCCGGTGTCGTGAACAGCACGTATGGAGTACAAATTTTGCTGCTGATATTCTCTGCTTTCACCTACCTCGTTACCTCCCTTCACACAAATTACAAAACCTTATGGCTGAGTCCAGACATGGAACAAACCCTACGACTCATTGTACTTCCAACATTCGCGGCCTGTTTCTGCGGGTTAGAAATATTTGCTGTGGGCCACGCTTGCGGTAAAACCAGCACCGAG agcGCAAGCACTGGGGATCTTTTCTGCAAGCTTTACCAGACATCTACGAGCAAAGAATTTCGAGCAGAG ATTCGAGATTTCACTCTACAAATGGTCCAGAACCCTCTGATGTTCACAGCCTGTGGATTTTTCACAGTGGATCACTCGTTCATCTTAAGC ATAATCGGAGTAGTCATCACGTATCTTGTGATCCTCATTCAAATGGAAGATACGACGACAAAAACATACCGTCGATTGCTTGAGAGAAATCTTACAACTGAAAACGACGCACCTATTGGTTGCAATGATTTTAATATGAATTGTACGATAAAGTACAATTAA
- the LOC117607386 gene encoding helix-loop-helix protein 15: protein MKIPFHTNRAPIRNEHRKVTEIQGNCRRKILFLKTGVSSIEEKMANGGHGVVVNGVGAPGAGTLSREERRRRRRATQKYRTAHATRERVRVEAFNLAFAELRKLLPTLPPDKKLSKIEILRLAICYIAYLNHVLEA from the exons ATGAAAATCCCCTTTCACACGAATCGAGCACCCATTCGCAATGAACATAGAAAAGTGACTGAAATTCAAGGAAATTGTAGaaggaaaattcttttcttGAAAACTGGTGTTTCTTCAATCGAAGAGAAAATGGCGAACGGTGGACACGGAGTGGTAGTGAACGGGGTGGGTGCACCAGGTGCTGGCACCCTTTCGCGCGAAGAAAGACGTCGACGCAGAAGAGCGACGCAGAAATATCGAACAGCACACGCAACGag agaaAGGGTGAGAGTGGAAGCGTTCAATCTAGCATTTGCGGAACTTAGAAAACTTCTGCCAACTTTGCCACCGGATAAGAAGCTGTCGAAAATTGAGATTCTACGACTGGCCATCTGTTACATCGCCTATTTGAATCATGTCCTCGAAGCTTGA
- the LOC117604474 gene encoding secretin receptor: MTTTETDVTSETEGFFVEQKRKCGELMNEYLNVTLENGSPRFHHCPPSFDGLLCWPYTKASTTAILPCPPESDFDSNNRAFAMASKLCLANGRWYKNTEEIPWSNYSLCELSDEFTARYLMETIADLGIGMTRSRDYGNFESFLLDKWLPIVRIVSQIGYATSFTMLIIAMIIFSLLRKLRNPRNRLHMHLFASFIMRAFMALIRDWIFVDGVGLAVDVVYVDEKNAFIKQRNFQTLICKTITSAWQFFIVANYSWILMEGLYLHNLVVLAFCADSAAINLYILMGWGLPVFVVVPWIIIRATIEDTLCWTTHDNPSVFLLIRIPIMISTLFNFLLFINIVRVLFIKFKTSVHLQRKKMQYSRWAKSTLVLVPLFGAHYTLFLGLSYHKDHRVELVWLFCDQFFASFQGSFVALLYCLLNIEVRTEIKRAWQARWSKNVNIFVSNCREPRKRMSNRHCRQSNDYEQPTVSGTTMRNLFTLQSERRSNNDYWPNVLEMETG; this comes from the exons ATGACTACGACGGAAACGGATGTAACGTCGGAAACGGAGGGGTTCTTCGTCGAACAGAAACGGAAGTGCGGCGAATTGATGAACGAAT ATCTAAACGTAACATTGGAGAATGGTAGCCCACGATTTCACCATTGCCCCCCGTCATTCGATGGACTGCTTTGCTGGCCGTACACCAAGGCATCGACTACTGCAATTTTACCCTGCCCTCCCGAATCCGATTTCGACTCGAACAATCGTGCGTTCGCGATGGCCAGCAAGCTTTGCCTCGCCAATGGTCGATGGTACAAGAACACAGAAGAGATTCCATGGAGCAATTACAGTTTGTGCGAATTGTCCGACGAGTTCACAGCTCGTTACCTCATGGAGACCATCGCCGATTTGGGAATTGGAATGACGCGTTCGCGAGATTACGGAAACTTTGAGTCTTTTCTACTGGAC AAATGGTTGCCCATCGTCAGGATTGTGTCCCAGATAGGATACGCCACATCCTTTACCATGTTGATTATTGCAATGATAATATTTTCTCTGCTCAG AAAGCTTCGAAACCCAAGGAACAGATTACACATGCATCTATTTGCATCTTTCATCATGAGAGCGTTTATGGCATTGATCAGGGACTGGATTTTCGTCGATGGCGTAGGTTTAGCTGTGGACGTGGTCTATGTGGACGAGAAGAATGCTTTTATCAAGCAACGAAAC TTCCAGACGTTGATCTGCAAGACGATCACCAGCGCTTGGCAATTCTTCATCGTGGCTAATTATTCCTGGATTCTTATGGAAGGGTTATATTTACACAACTTGGTTGTGTTGGCGTTTTGCGCCGACAGCGCAGCGATTAATCTATACATTCTAATGGGATGGG gatTGCCTGTTTTCGTGGTTGTTCCTTGGATAATTATTCGAGCCACGATCGAGGATACACTTTGCTGGACCACCCACGATAATCCTTCTGTGTTCCTGCTTATAAGAATACCCATCATGATATCGACCTTA tTCAATTTCCTGCTGTTCATCAACATAGTACGCGTGCTTTTCATCAAATTCAAAACTTCGGTGCACTTGCAACGTAAGAAGATGCAGTAcag CAGGTGGGCGAAATCTACGTTGGTCTTGGTGCCTCTGTTCGGGGCTCATTATACTCTTTTCCTGGGTCTTTCTTATCATAAGGATCATCGTGTGGAATTAGTCTGGCTGTTCTGTGATCAATTCTTCGCCTCTTTCCaa GGTTCGTTCGTGGCTTTATTGTACTGTCTGCTAAACATTGAGGTGAGGACAGAAATAAAACGTGCATGGCAAGCCAGATGGTCGAAGAACGTGAACATCTTCGTTTCCAATTGCCGGGAACCAAGGAAAAGAATGTCGAATCGGCATTGCAGACAATCGAACGATTACGAGCAACCGACAGTTTCTGGCACGACCATGAGGAATTTGTTCACCTTGCAGTCCGAAAGAAGATCTAACAACGATTATTGGCCGAATGTGTTAGAAATGGAAAcaggataa